In the Taeniopygia guttata chromosome 12, bTaeGut7.mat, whole genome shotgun sequence genome, one interval contains:
- the CHDH gene encoding choline dehydrogenase, mitochondrial, protein MSYLMKGFKCHSPVMCKVAGSLFKAHTLKNTFGIHEQFKISRASSRLSSEKTNSYNYIIVGAGSAGCVLANRLTEDPHSTVLLLEAGPKDTLLGSIRLMWKIHMPAALTYNLCDKKYNWYYHTTPQRHMDSRVMYWPRGRVWGGSSSLNAMVYIRGHAEDYNRWSREGALGWDYERCLPYFKKAQTHELGPDQYRGGNGPLYVSRGKTNHPLHRAFLEAAQQAGYPFTDDMNGYQQEGFGWMDMTIHQGQRWSTASAYLRPAISRPNFSVAEKTLVTKILFQGTKCIGIECVKNGQRKKVFASKEVILSGGAINSPQLLMLSGIGNADDLKKLGIPVVCHLPGVGQNLQDHLEVYVQQKCTKPITLYRAQKPLNMVRIGLEWLWKFTGEGGTSHLESGGFIRSEPGVPHPDIQFHFLPSQVIDHGRVASTMEAYQVHVGPMRSTSVGWLKLKSSDPNDHPIIEPNYLSTERDIWEFRQCVKLSREIFAQKAFEKFRGPEIQPGNHVQSDKEIDAFIRQKADSAYHPSCTCKMGQPSDSTAVVDPQTKVIGVENLRVVDASIMPSVITGNLNAPTIMIAEKAADIIKGLPSLKEKNVPVYKPKTLETQR, encoded by the exons ATGTCATATTTAATGAAAGGATTTAAATGTCACAGTCCTGTGATGTGCAAGGTAGCAGGAAGCCTGTTTAAAGCACACACATTAAAGAACACGTTTGGCATCCATGAACAATTCAAAATTTCACGTGCATCGTCGCGACTGAGCTCCGAAAAGACAAACTCTTACAATTACATCATTGTAGGAGCTGGATCAGCAGGCTGTGTGCTGGCCAACAGGCTGACAGAAGACCCGCACAGCACTGTGCTGCTTTTGGAAGCAGGCCCTAAGGACACCCTGCTAGGCAGTATAAGGTTGATGTGGAAGATCCACATGCCTGCTGCCTTAACGTACAACCTGTGCGATAAGAAATACAACTGGTACTACCACACCACTCCGCAGAGGCACATGGACAGCCGAGTGATGTACTGGCCCCGGGGCAGGGTGTGGGGCGGCTCCTCCTCGCTCAATGCCATGGTCTACATCCGCGGCCACGCCGAGGATTACAACcgctggagcagggagggggctCTAGGCTGGGACTACGAGCGCTGCCTGCCTTATTTTAAGAAGGCACAGACACACGAACTGGGACCGGATCAGTACAGAGGTGGGAATGGCCCCCTGTACGTGTCaagagggaaaacaaaccaTCCTCTCCATCGGGCATTCCTGGAGGCAGCCCAGCAGGCCGGGTATCCCTTCACGGATGACATGAATGGCTACCAGCAGGAAGGCTTTGGCTGGATGGACATGACTATACACCAAG GTCAAAGATGGAGCACAGCTAGTGCTTATCTTCGCCCAGCCATATCACGCCCAAATTTCTCAGTTGCAGAGAAGACACTTGTAACAAAAATCTTGTTTCAAGGAACAAAATGCATTGGTATTGAGTGTGTGAAAAATGGGCAAAGGAAAAAG GTTTTTGCCAGTAAGGAAGTTATTTTAAGTGGAGGTGCAATAAATTCTCCCCAGCTGCTTATGTTGTCTGGAATTGGAAATGCAGATGATCTAAAAAAACTGGGGATCCCTGTTGTTTGCCATCTTCCCg GAGTAGGCCAGAACCTACAAGATCATTTAGAAGTGTATGTTCAGCAGAAGTGCACCAAACCTATTACTCTATATCGTGCACAAAAGCCACTGAACATGGTGAGGATTGGTCTCGAATGGCTTTGGAAATTTACAG GTGAGGGAGGAACTTCCCACCTGGAATCTGGTGGTTTCATCCGGAGTGAACCAGGGGTTCCTCACCCTGACATCCAGTTCCACTTTCTTCCTTCCCAGGTGATTGACCATGGTCGGGTTGCTTCCACAATGGAAGCTTACCAG GTCCACGTGGGACCCATGAGGAGCACAAGTGTGGGCTGGCTGAAGCTGAAGAGTTCAGACCCAAACGACCACCCCATCATTGAGCCCAACTACCTGTCAACAG AAAGAGATATTTGGGAATTCCGCCAGTGTGTCAAGTTGTCCAGAGAGATCTTTGCTCAGAAAGCTTTTGAAAAATTTCGTGGTCCTGAAATTCAACCAGGAAATCATGTTCAGTCTGACAAAGAAATAGATGCTTTCATAAGGCAGAAGGCTGATAGTGCTTATCATCCTTCCTGCACCTGTAAAATGGGTCAGCCTTCAGACAGCACTGCTGTAGTGGATCCCCAAACAAAAGTAATTGGTGTTGAAAACTTGAGAGTAGTTGATGCTTCAATAATGCCCAGCGTTATCACTGGAAACCTGAATGCCCCAACTATCATGATAGCAGAGAAAGCTGCAGATATAATTAAGGGCCTCCCATcacttaaagagaaaaatgttcctGTATATAAGCCCAAGACCTTGGAAACACAGAGATAA